One Corythoichthys intestinalis isolate RoL2023-P3 chromosome 9, ASM3026506v1, whole genome shotgun sequence DNA window includes the following coding sequences:
- the atf1 gene encoding cyclic AMP-dependent transcription factor ATF-1 isoform X1, which yields MSLGGSPVTLVQLPGGQLQVQGVIQSPQSSVIQAPQTHTSQGSDSEDSQDSSESGTTPQKTRELLARRPSYRKILNELSSEGVPHSEGKDSSTTTGVSGVTIPAPIYQTTTGQYITVTPNGTIQLTNPGPDGIQELQVAMANPTGGQQGTTILQYAQTPDGQQILVPSNQVVVQDAGGEVQTYQIRTTPTSGSLPQALVMASSLGMPQSKSEDPTMKREIRLAKNREAARECRRKKKEYVKCLENRVAVLENQNKTLIEELKSLKELYCVKTG from the exons ATGTCACTTGGTGGTTCTCCTGTGACCCTCGTCCAGCTGCCAGGGGGCCAGCTACAGGTTCAAGGCGTGATCCAGTCTCCACAGTCGTCGGTCATTCAGGCCCCACAGACACATACTTCACAG GGTTCAGATAGTGAAGACTCACAGGATTCATCGGAAAGTGGAACCACGCCACAAAAGACTAGGGAGCTCTTAGCCAGGCGACCATCATATAG AAAAATCCTAAATGAACTTTCATCTGAGGGTGTCCCGCACAGTGAGGGGAAGGACAGTTCGACAACCACGGGAGTGTCGGGTGTAACTATACCTGCACCCATTTATCAGACTACCACCGGCCAGTAca TTACTGTAACTCCTAATGGAACAATCCAGTTGACAAATCCAGGACCTGATGGCATTCAGGAACTACAGGTTGCCATGGCCAACCCCACTGGAGGGCAGCAGGGCACAACCATCCTCCAGTATGCTCAGACCCCCGATGGCCAGCAGATATTGGTACCAAGTAACCAAGTAGTTGTACAAG ATGCAGGGGGAGAGGTCCAAACATACCAAATTCGCACAACACCGACATCGGGCTCACTGCCTCAGGCTTTAGTGATGGCCTCGTCTCTGGGAATGCCTCAGAGCAAAAGTGAGGACCCAACTATGAAGAGGGAAATTAGACTTGCAAAAAACAG GGAAGCAGCTAGGGAGTGTCGACGAAAGAAAAAGGAATATGTCAAATGCCTTGAGAATCGAGTGGCAGTGCTTGAGAACCAAAACAAAACCCTGATTGAGGAACTGAAAAGCTTAAAGGAACTTTATTGTGTCAAAACAGGTTAA
- the atf1 gene encoding cyclic AMP-dependent transcription factor ATF-1 isoform X2 — MSLGGSPVTLVQLPGGQLQVQGVIQSPQSSVIQAPQTHTSQGSDSEDSQDSSESGTTPQKTRELLARRPSYRKILNELSSEGVPHSEGKDSSTTTGVSGVTIPAPIYQTTTGQYITVTPNGTIQLTNPGPDGIQELQVAMANPTGGQQGTTILQYAQTPDGQQILVPSNQVVVQGGEVQTYQIRTTPTSGSLPQALVMASSLGMPQSKSEDPTMKREIRLAKNREAARECRRKKKEYVKCLENRVAVLENQNKTLIEELKSLKELYCVKTG, encoded by the exons ATGTCACTTGGTGGTTCTCCTGTGACCCTCGTCCAGCTGCCAGGGGGCCAGCTACAGGTTCAAGGCGTGATCCAGTCTCCACAGTCGTCGGTCATTCAGGCCCCACAGACACATACTTCACAG GGTTCAGATAGTGAAGACTCACAGGATTCATCGGAAAGTGGAACCACGCCACAAAAGACTAGGGAGCTCTTAGCCAGGCGACCATCATATAG AAAAATCCTAAATGAACTTTCATCTGAGGGTGTCCCGCACAGTGAGGGGAAGGACAGTTCGACAACCACGGGAGTGTCGGGTGTAACTATACCTGCACCCATTTATCAGACTACCACCGGCCAGTAca TTACTGTAACTCCTAATGGAACAATCCAGTTGACAAATCCAGGACCTGATGGCATTCAGGAACTACAGGTTGCCATGGCCAACCCCACTGGAGGGCAGCAGGGCACAACCATCCTCCAGTATGCTCAGACCCCCGATGGCCAGCAGATATTGGTACCAAGTAACCAAGTAGTTGTACAAG GGGGAGAGGTCCAAACATACCAAATTCGCACAACACCGACATCGGGCTCACTGCCTCAGGCTTTAGTGATGGCCTCGTCTCTGGGAATGCCTCAGAGCAAAAGTGAGGACCCAACTATGAAGAGGGAAATTAGACTTGCAAAAAACAG GGAAGCAGCTAGGGAGTGTCGACGAAAGAAAAAGGAATATGTCAAATGCCTTGAGAATCGAGTGGCAGTGCTTGAGAACCAAAACAAAACCCTGATTGAGGAACTGAAAAGCTTAAAGGAACTTTATTGTGTCAAAACAGGTTAA